In Misgurnus anguillicaudatus chromosome 5, ASM2758022v2, whole genome shotgun sequence, a genomic segment contains:
- the LOC129413463 gene encoding uncharacterized protein, whose translation MNDETTGYVDDAEESNMQISDESDEDLVDGIDDEEVHEKTAASVEDLPDLGEQCSEMDGDLQSSLADWAIEFGISLIALSALLNLWISTTGPMHCRISSSQASMVSDRLLALRNYIPIEFARRPRALIERCRWKATELRQFLLYTGPVVLRGVLQPQIYDNFMLLSVMRRLSEMENGSYSPDVKEATQKLENEHMDGPVPECFSRQNIVEDKGVMYIVANEYKQVEQFFTYPIDSRELGIYVVSNLSTNIKSFMIRNKPQKFMFHIVVFDNTNEVEVVPSSWMKNGECMWPPNKIDIAKAVKFQECPGDEWKPHKARIIFTYNDYNEARRKLPQAVDHTDIGSDGGNSPIQFKRKRIKLPNAPKIVRQHKGPALEPVKQNSPKLHQRDHRASQVHPKGHSAADLHPKAHSTSDLHRRGHSSPELFPSDDSTPELYPRGHSSPELFPSDDCTPELYPRGHSSPEPNPRGLNSHKLHSSQHYSTKLSSSKHTITERCTSRHVSPEIRPLRHASSEIHTSSNTSSKISRTNHASREILRSCHASSDIRRPCHTAPSPDPLKHTEPHQSREQTSSLQSSLLRNILTKQEMVMDQLRIIFKTLQSMKSTDESQTDLAQNVLPLKDVSSLQDIEEQLRSNPDLQKQLVHALALKGGVDVHECIWRIMHGLVTNDLAKKINMRGINGKIGFQRLRLRDVVIAAVRRNHLTSAATEKEIDSNIKRWLYLAPDRDGGRRERMKRKERQESTTG comes from the exons ATGAATGATGAGACAACTGGTTATGTTGATGATGCAGAGGAATCTAACATGCAAATTAGTGATGAAAGTGATGAGGATCTAGTTGATGGCATTGATGATGAGGAAGTACATGAAAAGACTGCAGCTTCTGTTGAGGATCTTCCTGATCTTGGAGAACAGTGTAGTGAGATGGATGGTGATTTGCAGAGTTCTCTGGCAGACTGGGCAATTGAATTTGGAATCTCTCTTATAGCTCTGTCAGCGCTTCTCA ACTTGTGGATCAGCACCACTGGTCCCATGCACTGTCGCATTTCATCTAGTCAAGCTTCCATGGTTTCAGACAGACTTCTTGCACTGAGAAATTACATACCAATCGAGTTTGCTCGAAGGCCACGGGCTCTGATTGAACGATGTAGGTGGAAAGCCACCGAACTACGCCAATTCTTGCTGTACACTGGTCCAGTTGTGCTGAGAGGTGTTCTACAGCCTCAGATCTATGACAACTTCATGCTGTTGTCA GTAATGCGCAGATTATCAGAGATGGAAAATGGCAGCTACAGTCCTGATGTTAAAGAGGCAACTCAAaaactggaaaatgagcacatgGATGGGCCAGTACCAGAATGCTTCTCACGACAA AACATTGTTGAGGATAAAGGAGTAATGTACATTGTGGCCAATGAATACAAACAGGTGGAACAGTTCTTTACATATCCTATCGACTCAAGAGAGCTGGGAATTTATGTTGTTTCTAACCTCTCTACTAACATCAAAAGTTTCATGATTCGAAATAAGCCCCAGAAGTTT ATGTTTCACATAGTTGTTTTTGACAACACCAATGAGGTAGAAGTTGTGCCTTCCAGCTGGATGAAAAATGGAGAGTGCATGTGGCCTCCAAATAAAATAGATATAGCAAAAGCTGTAAAATTCCAAGAATGTCCTGGAGATGAATGGAAGCCCCATAAGGCCAGAATTATATTCACATACA ATGACTACAATGAAGCTAGAAGAAAACTTCCTCAAGCTGTTGATCACACTGACATTGGAAGTGATGGAGGGAACTCACCAATtcaatttaaaagaaaaagaat AAAGTTGCCCAATGCTCCAAAGATCGTGAGGCAGCACAAAGGTCCTGCATTAGAACCAGtaaagcaaaacagccccaagcTTCACCAAAGAGACCACAGAGCTTCTCAGGTCCACCCAAAAGGCCACAGTGCCGCTGACCTCCACCCAAAAGCCCACAGCACTTCTGACCTCCATCGAAGAGGCCACAGCAGTCCTGAGCTTTTTCCAAGTGACGACAGCACTCCGGAGCTCTACCCAAGAGGCCACAGCAGTCCTGAGCTTTTTCCAAGTGACGACTGCACTCCTGAGCTCTACCCAAGAGGCCATAGCAGTCCTGAGCCCAACCCAAGAGGCCTCAACAGTCATAAGCTCCATTCAAGTCAGCACTATAGCACCAAGTTATCTTCAAGCAAGCACACCATCACTGAGCGCTGTACATCGAGGCACGTCAGTCCTGAGATTCGTCCATTAAGGCATGCCAGCAGTGAGATTCACACATCAAGCAACACCAGCAGTAAGATAAGCAGAACAAATCATGCCAGCAGGGAAATTCTTAGATCATGCCATGCCAGCTCTGATATCCGTAGACCATGCCACACTGCACCTTCTCCAGACCCATTGAAACATACTGAGCCACACCAGTCCAGGGAGCAAACATCTAGTTTGCAATCAT CCCTCCTGCGTAATATATTAACAAAACAGGAAATGGTGATGGACCAACTGCGAATCATCTTCAAGACCCTGCAAAGTATGAAATCGACTGATGAGTCACAGACAGACCTGGCTCAAAATGTGTTGCCACTTAAAGATGTCAGTTCTCTTCAGGACATAGAGGAACAACTGCGAAGTAATCCTGACCTCCAGAAACAGTTG GTACACGCACTGGCTCTCAAAGGTGGGGTGGATGTTCATGAGTGCATTTGGAGGATTATGCATGGACTGGTTACTAATGATTTGgccaaaaaaatcaatatgagAGGAATAAATGGAAAAATTGGTTTCCAGCGTTTGCGTTTACGGGATGTTGTGATTG CGGCTGTAAGGCGTAACCACCTGACGTCTGCGGCCACAGAAAAGGAAATCGATTCCAACATTAAGAGATGGCTATATCTGGCCCCGGATAGGGATGGTGGCAGAAGAGAACGGATGAAGAGAAAAGAGCGTCAGGAGAGTACAACAGGTTAA